Below is a genomic region from Alkalinema sp. FACHB-956.
CTGATCAGGGGATAAGCACGTTTAATTTCTCGAATATTAAAAAGCTGATTAACCGTAATGGTGGTGTTAAGGTCGCTGAGAACATACAGCACCTGCTGCCACAATCGCATCAGCAGAACAGAGACGCGAAACACCGTGAACCCAGCGATCGCGATCCCCTCTGGGGCTTTAAACCCCATAACAAACAGGGGCAAAGGAGCCGCCATCAGTAATGCCACCAAGACAATCAGCCAACGCATGGCCACAAAGGATTGCAGCCAACCATAGATGGATCCCAGAAAAATACTGATCAGGGTACTCGCCAAATAGATGACGGGTAAGTTATCAGCACTGAAGTGTTCTAGGAACATTGCGGAGGCCGTGGCTTCTAACCAAAGCACCCCGATCGAGGTTGCGGCATAGGACGCAAACATCAAAAACGTGCGTTCCCCTTCCCCCGGACGCAAATTAATCCATCGGAGAAATTTATTGCCGAAATTATCTTTACTGGGTTCCTGGATTCCTGTGGTCATCTATGCGCTCTCGCGAAAAATGGGTGTGCGCATGCTGAAAAGGCTACTTTTAGTGTTCCCCGACGGCCTTCATTCTAAATACTGGTAGCCCTCTCTGCGAGAAAATTTATCTCTCGATCGAGCAGCTCCATTGTCAGCTAGAACTAGTCAGATAGAACCTGTCAAATGAAACAGGTCAAATAGAAAAGGTCAAATAGAAAAGCAAAAAAGAAGACACCCCATCAAGATGTCTTCTAGAAGTCACCGATCGCGACTGTCTCGATCGAGGTTTACTTTTTCGGAGCGAGGAGCATCATCATGTTTCGCCCTTCTTTTTTCGGCGCTTGTTGGACTTCAGCGATCTCTTGGAGATCTTGAGCCATGCGCTTCAAAAGGCTCTCTGCCAAATCACTATGTTGGATTTCTCGTCCACGGAACATGATGGTGGCCTTCACCTTATCTCCCGCTTTGAGGAACCGCTCTGCCTGACTGATGCGCACGTTATAGTCATGATCCTCAATCTTGTAGCGCATCTTGACTTCTTTAACGTCAACGGTATGCTGCTTTTTCTTGGCCTCTTTGGCTTTTTTCTCCTGCTCGAACTTGTGCTTACCGTAGTCAATGATTTTGCAGACAGGCGGATCCGCTTTGTCACTTACGAGGACTAGGTCAAGCTCTTTTTCATCAGCGAGCTGCTGCGCTTCCCTAGAGGTCATGATCCCCAACTGACCGCCGTCGCTATCCACCACCCGCACTTTGGGGAAGCGAATGCGCTCATTAATCATGGGCAGATCACGGTTAAATCGTCTTTCTCTTTCTCTTTCCGTCACAGGCACCGTTGGTTAAAGTGGATTAGATAATTGAACAATTCAGTTTACAAAACAACTTAGCCTTTCGGCTGCTAAAAGTATGCCCCAAATCGATCTCCTTAGGTCTACTTTGGATCTACTATATGTTGAACTTGTCCCGATCCAGCACTGAAACTATTCAGGATTAGCAGGATCAAATTCAAAGTTCAGCAGTCTTCCACCAAACTCAAGGCTTGGTAAAACACTAAGGTTTGTAACCGTTATTCTACTCACTTCATCTCCGATTCTTCCATTTCCTTAATTTAATTAACTGAATACCTGACATCATGGCTGCTCCGAATCTGGAGGGCAGGGGTATCCGGTATTCAGTCTGAGAAGCAACTTTGAGGGAGGCAACCGTGACAACCATGCAGTCCTGGCACGATCGAATTGGCTTTCAGCGCGATTGGTTTTGGCGAGGCTGGAAAATTCGCTATAGCTATGCAACTCACGCCGCTGCTTCGGACGCAACCCCCATTCTGCTGCTCCATGGGTTTGGAGCCTCGATCGGGCATTGGCGGCATAATGTACCCCTTCTGAGTCAGCACCATCCGGTCTATGCCTTGGATTTACTGGGCTTTGGGGCGTCAGAAAAGGCGATCGCGGCCTATGGAACGGCCCTCTGGGTGGAACAGGTGTATGCGTTTTGGCAGGAATTTATCCGTCGTCCGATCGTGCTGGTGGGCAATTCCCTGGGATCAGTGGTCTGTGTGGGGTTGGCGGCTAAGCATCCCGACATGGTGGCGGGGCTCGCTTTGATTAACCTCCCGGACTTTTCCGCTGTAGAAATGCCCGCATGGATGCAAAAGATCGTGCAACCCCTGGGTAACTGGATGAAGGGATTTTTTACCCTGCCCCCGATTTTTGTGCCCTTTTTCCACTGGGTTCGTCAACCGACTCGGATTCGATCGTGGGTCAAGGGAGCCTACCCCGACACCAACAACATCGATGATGAATTGGTGGAGATTCTCAGCCATCCCCCCAATGAAGTGGGAGCCGCCCGCACCTTGGCGGCCATGGTCAAAGGGCAGCGCCAACTCCCACCGGAATACACTGCCCGCTATGCGCTGCCTCAAATTTCGATCCCGATTTTATTGGTGTGGGGGCTTCAGGACACGATGGTTCCCCCCAGCCTAGCCCGCAAGTTTGTCGAATTTAATCCAGCGGTCAAGCTCGTGGAAATTCCCCAGGCGGGCCATTGCCCCCACGATGAATGTCCAGATGTGTTCAATCCGATTTTGCTAGATTGGCTCCAGTCTTGGACTGCCCCTTCGAGCGTCCCCGCAAGTTCCGAGCTTCCCTGCAAGTGACGCTGCGGGAAATTGATCCCCAGAGATTTTTAATGGGCAGACCCTAGCTTGCGGAAATGCTGAAGCACCCCCGTGGCAGACAAGATGGCTGCAATATTGGAATGCACGCCCATCAGTGATAATTTGGCCGATCGCTGTTTGGCGATGGCCAGTCCTTGGATCAAAATGTGGGCTGCATCTAGTTCCACAACATGGGTTTGGCTCAAGTCCAAGATCACACCACTGTGGGGCTGAATTTTTTGGTGGAATTGATCCGCCAATTGCTTGACTCCGGCGGCATCAATGTGGGCGGGCATTCGAATGATTGTTAATTCCTGAGTTGCATCCAGCATAGACAGATACTCATCTCGCATCCTCCTATGTAAGCAATCTCAGCGATCGCCATCATCCGTAAAATCAGCTTTGTCGCGCCCCCTCAACCTATGCGACCATCGTAAAAGTACGGTTATTGGGCAAATATCCTGTGAATCAAGACTTGGAACCTTCTTCTCCTGCATCTGTTGCGCCAGAAACCACCGTGCCCACCAAGGCGGGGGATCGGGTGAGCGATCGGCCCCAGGAGGTGGATACCTTTCGGATTTCGCCGCTGATTCGTGGGACATTACTGAGCCTATATGCGGCGTTGACGATTCCTTTACCCTTTTTAGCGGAGTTTACCCAAGCCCCCGTTCCAGCCAATTGGTTGTGGGTTGGGCTGGGTCTGGGAGCGATCGCGCTGTACGGAGCCTTGAGTGAGCGGGTCGTGGTCGATGGCCAGGGGGTGCAAGTGACCTATCCGGCTTGGGTGCCCCAGTTGTTTCGGAAAGGCTGGCAGGTGGCCTGGGAAGAAATTGCAGCCTTGAAGCCTAGAAGCACGGGACAAGGTGGATTGGTTTATTATTTTGTAACGAAATCGGGGGAAGGCTTTCTGCTACCGATGCGGATTGTTGGGTTTTCCCGGTTTGTGCGGCGGGTGCAGGCGGAAACGGGGATCGATACGACGGATGTGAAACCCCTGTCCCAGCCCTGGATGTACATCATTCTCTTCGGCTTCACGGTACTGCTGTTGCTGATAGATGCCTGGACGATCGGGGTGGCGATCGGTGGGCAATAGCGTGGATGGCAATCGAGACTGGAAGCGTGGGGGAGCAGCGGGAATGCAGGCGGGTATTGGGCAAAATCAACCCTCTCCAGTCCAGGGAACGCCCCTGATCCAACTGGAAAAGGTCGGTCTCACGTTGGGGCAGCAAGCGAGCACCCGAACCCAAGGCTGGTTTGGCAAACGGTCAGCGCTGACATTACCGGGGTACCCCGTTTTTCAGGGCGTTTCAGGGAAGATTCATGCGGGCGATCGCTGGGCCGTGATTGGGGCAGTGGGCAGTGGCAAAACGTCGTTGTTGCGGCTGCTGAATCGGCTGATGGACCCAACGCAGGGGCGCTTGTTTTGGCAGGGGCAGCCCTACGATCGCGTTCCCATTGCGACATTGCGACAGCAGATTATGGCCGTGGCCCAGGAGCCGAAGTTACTGGGCATGACGGTACAGCAGGCGTTGGAATACCCACTCCGGCTGAGAAACTTAGCCCCGGAGGAAATCAACGATCGGGTCAAGGCTTGTCTGGCTCAAATGACGATCCCCGATGCATGGCTCGCCAAAACAGAAGCCCAACTTTCGGCTGGGCAACGACAATGGGTTGCGATCGCGCGGGGGATAATCGCTCAGCCAACGGTCTTACTGCTGGATGAACCAACGGCCTATTTGGATCCGAAGTTGATTCAACAATTAACGGAATGCCTG
It encodes:
- the infC gene encoding translation initiation factor IF-3 produces the protein MPVTERERERRFNRDLPMINERIRFPKVRVVDSDGGQLGIMTSREAQQLADEKELDLVLVSDKADPPVCKIIDYGKHKFEQEKKAKEAKKKQHTVDVKEVKMRYKIEDHDYNVRISQAERFLKAGDKVKATIMFRGREIQHSDLAESLLKRMAQDLQEIAEVQQAPKKEGRNMMMLLAPKK
- a CDS encoding alpha/beta fold hydrolase, whose amino-acid sequence is MTTMQSWHDRIGFQRDWFWRGWKIRYSYATHAAASDATPILLLHGFGASIGHWRHNVPLLSQHHPVYALDLLGFGASEKAIAAYGTALWVEQVYAFWQEFIRRPIVLVGNSLGSVVCVGLAAKHPDMVAGLALINLPDFSAVEMPAWMQKIVQPLGNWMKGFFTLPPIFVPFFHWVRQPTRIRSWVKGAYPDTNNIDDELVEILSHPPNEVGAARTLAAMVKGQRQLPPEYTARYALPQISIPILLVWGLQDTMVPPSLARKFVEFNPAVKLVEIPQAGHCPHDECPDVFNPILLDWLQSWTAPSSVPASSELPCK
- a CDS encoding STAS domain-containing protein — encoded protein: MLDATQELTIIRMPAHIDAAGVKQLADQFHQKIQPHSGVILDLSQTHVVELDAAHILIQGLAIAKQRSAKLSLMGVHSNIAAILSATGVLQHFRKLGSAH
- a CDS encoding ATP-binding cassette domain-containing protein; the encoded protein is MPGRSGWRSVGNSVDGNRDWKRGGAAGMQAGIGQNQPSPVQGTPLIQLEKVGLTLGQQASTRTQGWFGKRSALTLPGYPVFQGVSGKIHAGDRWAVIGAVGSGKTSLLRLLNRLMDPTQGRLFWQGQPYDRVPIATLRQQIMAVAQEPKLLGMTVQQALEYPLRLRNLAPEEINDRVKACLAQMTIPDAWLAKTEAQLSAGQRQWVAIARGIIAQPTVLLLDEPTAYLDPKLIQQLTECLLPAKTVPTVIIATHDIPWIQDICTSAMYLTDRRGQWFTDRPDWAGLQAQLSQARQQLAAEWDEPLE